GGACGGTAGTATCTCCTATCTGCGCCATAGGCCCGCCCCAGACCGTTATCCCGTGGTTTTGCTCCAATGGACCCCCATTCGGAAAGTTTGACCGCACAAAAACGGAAACTTTGAAATCCTCACCACACTTGAAGGTATGGGTCTTGACCTGGCCCGGCGAGATCAGGCGCGCCTGCGGAACCGTGTCGTCGGGCTCGTTCTCCATCATCTTGTGCAGCGTGGCCACCTCGCCGGTCGAAAGGACCCGGTCGAAAATGCGGAAGTCGTCCAGGTAGCCGTTGGGGGAGTTGGTGGCGCTGATGCCGCCTTCCCCGTCGCTGGCGGAGCCGAGGACCATCGGGAAATTCGGCCGGGCCAGCCGCAGGACGGTGCCCGACGTTTCGCCCGGCGCGAGTTCGACGCTGTCGAGCAGCAGCCGGATGCTGGCGGGGTTCGTGCCGACCAGCAGGGCCACGTGGTGCCACTCGCCGTCGTCCACGCCGGTGGCGCCGTAGCGGCGCTGGTTCAGGTTCCCCTCGTCGTCGTACAGCCGGAAGAAAATCTCCCCCTGGCTCGAGAAGTTGGCGCCCAGCTCGAACCGGTTGGTTGTGGCGCCCGAGCCGCCCGTCGTGCCGGCCCAGTACGAGCCGCGGAGTTCGGTCTCGATCTGGCGGGTCCAGAAGGACAGGCTGAAGCCCTCCGAGAAGTTGGTCCAGTTGAACATCGGCCCGGCGGTGATGTACTCGTTGCTGCCGTGGAAGCGGTACGCCCCTTTCGAGATCCCGAAGGCCGACCACTCTAGGTTGGTCGTGACCAGGCCGAGGTTGCCCCCGCCGCTCTGGTCGGGCACGGTCGCCCCGTTGTCGGTGTCGAAAGAGTAGTGCAGCATCAGGCCGTTGGTCGGCAGGCCGGCCATCGCGCGGGACGCGGCCATCGCGCCGAGGACCAGGGAGAAGGCGAGCAGGATGGAAGCCCGGCCCCCTGCTCCCGGAACGCGAGCATTTTTCCCTTCGTCCATACCGTTACCCTGTCGGTTGCGCCCCTCCCGCCGCGCCACTATGGCTTGGCGGCGCGCGGCGCGTCAAGCGGAAGCCCGCCCGCCCCGCATCAGGAACGCACCTTCTCCAGGGCCTCCTGTGCGGCCCGGCGGACCGCTGCGTCTCGCTCGGTCGAGACCATGCTGCCGAGCAGGCTCTCCACGTACTCCGGCATGAAATTGCCGAGCGCGCGTGCGGCCGCCGCGCGCGCGGCGGGGACGAGGCTCCCGTCCGTCGCCGCCGAGATCAGCAGGGGCAGCGCGTCCGCCTCGACGACCCATGAAAGAGCCTCGCCGTACGCCGCCCGCTCTTCGGGGGCCCCGGCCGCGATGAGCCGGTCCAGCAGGTATTCGACGGCCTCGGGCGACCCGATCATGCCCAGCGTCTGGAGAACAGCCGTGGCCGGGTCGCCGCCGGGCTGCCGCTCCGCCATGCCGATCAGCGCGGGCACGCGCGACGGGCTGCGGATCTGGTAGAGGATGCCGAGCAGGCGCGCCTGTTCATCCGGGGTGCCCGCCGTTTCGTACCGGTACAGGATTTCGTCCAGCAGGACCGAATCCGCCATGCGGGCGAGGGACAGTGCCGCCGCGGTCGTCAGGTCCGATTCGCCGCTGGCGGCCAGCAACTGGAACAGGAGTTCCGCGGACTCCGGGTTGGAAAGGGTGCAGGCCGCGCTGAAAATCTCGTCCCGGACCTCGTCGCTCGGCGCCTCGTGGTACAGCTTGATTAACTCGATCACGTCCTCGGGCGTCCCGCGCAGGGCCAGCATCTGTTCCCGGGGCATGACGGCCACCGGGCGCTGATTCTCCAGCAGGGTCTTCAGGGCGTCGGCCAGCTCCGGCCGTTCCGCCAGCAGTTGGCCCAGGGGAGCTTGCTCTATGTGTTCGGCCGCCCCGGACTTTTCGGCCCGGGGCGGCGCGGGTTCTTCCACCAAGGCCGCCGTCACGACGGGCGCCGGTGCCGTTTTGACGGAACGGCCGGCGGGATGGCGCACGGCCTTCGGATGGCTTGCCGCCGGCCGCTCTTCTTCCGGCCCTCTCGCCGCGCCCAGCAACAGGGCCACGCCTGCCAAGGGAACCGCAACCAGGCCCCAGCACCACCGCCGGCGGACTTTTCCTGCGAAGGAGTCATGCGTGTTTTTCATTTCATCACCGGGGCTCTGGTGGCATGGCTTGATTTGTCTGATGCGCTACGGGACGCGAAGGATCAGCGAGCGCTTGTTGTCGGTTTCCCGGCCTTCCCGCACGACGCAGGTGCTGTCCGCAAAGCCCCACAGCTTGTGCTCGCCGCGGGCCAGCGCCGGCAGGGCATACAGGTAGAACCGGTTGGCGCCCGGCCGCAGGAACCCCAGCCACTGACGCCCATAGCCCGGATTCCCGCACGCCGGATCGGACGGGGGATCGATGTACACGGTGACAAACCCGTTGGAACTGGCCGTGTTCCCCTCATTGCTCACCCGGACCCAGAGCTGCTGCACGCCGTTGGTCGCCGTGGTGACCCGCATCTCGCGCAGCACTAGGTTGGGCAGCGCCCGGGCCGCCGTCGCGAACGCCATCACCGCCCCCGCCACCAGCATCATCTGAATCCTCTTCTTCATGATCTTTCTCCTGTCTTTCCTTGTTGTTGGACCGGTCAGTCGAACCTCCCCCGATTCAATCCCGCCGCTCCGTTCATGGGTGGGGTCGTGCCGGGCCGGCGGTTTGTCGCACCTCATGAAAAAAAGCCGGCCGTGAGACAAAGCGCCTCCGGGCGGCGACTGCACCGGCGGAGGCAGTAAAAAGGAAAAAGGAGAAGGCGATGAATACAAAATGGAATGTTCTGTGGGCGATGCTGTGCGCGGCGGCGATGGCCTTTGCGCTGACGGGCTGCGAGGACAGCGACGGCGGCGGCCATGCCGAGACGGTGGTGGTCACCAACGTCGTGGACGGCGAGGTCGTGGTCGAGACCGTGGTCGTGGAAGAGGCCGGCGGGGCCGCGGCGGAGTCGGTCGAGGGCGAGGCGGAGGAAACAGAGGGCCTGACGGACCAGCCGGCCGACGAGGGCGTCGTGGACGACGCGGGGGGCGAGGAGGAAGAGACCGCGCGCGTGCCGTTCGGCAAGCAGATCCCGACCGGGTTGGCGGCGACCAAGGTCGGCGGCGGCGTGCTGACGCCCCTTCGGTACACCTTGAGCTGCAATCCGGTCCCGGGCGCGGCGCGCCATGTGTTCACCACGAGCCTGGGTACGTCCGACACGGCCGGGGCCCTGAACCCGCAGGTGACCGTCTCCATCCCCTTGAGCGGCGAGAAGAAAGTCATCTTCGAGGTCTATGCCGTGGACCGTTTCGGGATGCCCAGCCGCACGGCCCGCCACACCTTCATGCCGCGCTGAAGCCGGGCATGACACAGGACTCCAGCCCGCCGGGCCAGGACCGGCCGGCGGGCAAGGCGGAAGGAGGTGGCGAGCGAACATGTAGCAGCGGGGCCCGCACCACGGGTCGCCTGAATTCACGAAAGCGGTAAACCAGTACAAGAAGGGGAATACGTATGAAGCAGTGTGCAAAAGCAGTCATGGTGGCGGCGGCGGTTTTGCTGGCGGGGGCCTTTTCCTCGGCGGCGCAGTCGCCGATCAGGCTGGTATTCGCCGCGCCGATCGAGGGCGCGGCCGGCGGGGTCAGTTGGTCCTACAGCGACGTCTACGTGCACGTGGACAGCATGGACGGCCTGGGCGGGGCCTGGAGAGCCTTCGTGCATCATGACGGGGGCGCGGGAGGCGCCTGGGTCGACACGGGCATGTCGCTGGTCGGGCATTACGGAACGCACATGCTGTTCTACGCGCGCGTGCCGAGGGCCCGGATGCGGTTCGCGATCCGCGCCACCTGGAGCTACGCCGTCTCGGGCATGACCTTTACCCACGATTACTGGGATAATAACGGGGGCGCCGACTACTCGGTCATCGTTCACGGCGGCGCCGCCGACGGCCTCGTGGGCGGCAAGGTGGGGCTTGTCGTCGCCAGCAATTATCACCGCGTGGCCAGCAGCGTGCCGGGGCTGCCGCGCCGGTACAACCAGTACGTGGCCGGGACCCTGGTCGTCCAGAGCACCGCGCCTTCGCTGACGGCGGGCATCCGGGTCACCACCGACAACTGGGCCACGTACACCGATGTGCCGATCGTGAGTTCCACGAGTTACGGCTTCGGTTATGGCAGCGCCCAGGTCCAACTGTGCCGGTTCGAGCGGCGCGTCGGAACCCTTCTCACCAAGCCGAACCGCACCGCCAAGTTCGCGGTCTATTACCGGGATGCCTCGGGACGCGAGTTCTGGGACAACAACTTCGGGCAGGACTACACCGTCAAGTCCGGCGAAACGATACGCTGATTGCGGCGGGAGGACCCGGCGCGAGGGAGGCCCGGCAGGCCGCCCTCGCGCCGGAAAGGCTCGCGGTTATGGGGTTGAAGGGGCGGCGAAACATGGCTATGCTACGCAGGCATAAGGAGGAACGCATGAAGAAGCTTGTTGCTCTCGGCGCGGGGCTGCTGGTCCTGGCGGGGCCGGCGGCGCGGGCCCAGGAGCGGTGTCTCTGGGAGCGGTCGGAGCGGCGGTTCTACCGGCTCAACGGTACGTACGACAGCGCCATCGTCAACATCATGGAAAGCGACGCGGCGCTCGTGACCCACCACGACACGATCGGCGGCACGACCATGCTGGAAACCGCCTTCTGCGTCCTGGCCAGCAACTGGGTCAGCCAGATTCACTCGCGGAGGCAGGTGGTGGCGGCCGATATACTCATCGAGGTGGACGATCCGTCCTGCATCGCCCGGACCGGCCAGACCAACACGTACCACAGTTACGACGACGGGGAGCTGAAGTCGGGCCACTCCTGGCCCGAGCCGCGCTTCGTCATCCAGGCGGACACCAACCTGGTGGTGGATACGCTCACCGGCCTGATGTGGACCCGCAGCGCCAGCGCCGGAAGCGGGACCTGGAACACGGCTGTCGGCGCCTGCTATTTCACCCCGCGCCACAGCTACGAGGACTGGCGCCTGCCGTCCGTCCGCGAGATGGAGAGCCTGGTGGACCTCGAGCGGATCCTGCCGGCGCTGCCGATGGGGCATCCCTTCAACAATCTCCAGTTCAATTACTGGACCGGCACGGGGGACATCGTCGATACCAACCGGGCCTGGGTGCTGGGCCTGGCCGACGGCACGATCGCCCGCTGGGCGCGCACCAACACCGCGCCGCACTACTGGCCCGTGCGCAGCCATACAATGGGCAAGTCCCCGGTCCCCAAGACCGGGCAGACGAACAGCCTGGCCATCGGCGACGACGGCTACCTCCAGCCCGGCGTGCCGTGGCCCGTCCCGCGCTTCACCGTCATGTCGGATACCAACCTGGTCTTCGATAACCTCTGGGGCCGGATGTGGACACGCAAGATCGGGATAGACGCCACCACGTCCTGGGCCCTTGCCGTGGACCATTGCAAGGCCCTGATCTTCGCGGGCCACGAGGACTGGCGGCTGCCCTCCCGGCGCGAGGCCTGGAGCCTGATCGACTTCGGGAGCGCGACGTTACTCCCCGCGGGCCATCCCTTCAACGGGGCCCCCGGCTCGTTCTTCTGGACCAGCAGCACCTACAAGGGCGACACCACCCGCGCCTGGGGCGTGGAGCAGGGATACCTCGGCTCCTATCTGAAGTCCAATATCGGCGGCGGCGTCTGGCCCGTGCGGGGGGAATGGTAGGCCGCCACTTTTCCAAGTCGGCCATGGACAGGGAGAGAGGCCCGACGGGGCCTCTCTTTTTTTCAACGTTTTCGCGCGGGAGGGGACAAATAGAAAGGAGCGGGCGACGGTAGCCATGAGGGCGGGTCGGCAATAATACAGGCCGCGGAACATTATACACGATGGGAAGAAGAGGGCGGACCCATGAAATCGGTCAACATTCTTGGCAAATGCTGCGTGTGCGGCCTCGTGCGGGTTGACGGTCGCTGGGTGTTGCCGGGCCAGGCGGTCGAAGAGGTGGCCCGATACTCGCACGGCTTCTGCCCCTCCTGCCTGAAAAGGGCCCTGACCGATCTCGCGCGGGCTGAATGGTGCCTGGCGGCCTGGACGGGCGCCCGGGCTCCTGCCCTCGCGGACCGGCGTCCCGCCCCTGTGCCCGCGCCCTCCCATTAAAACTTTAAACCTGGGATGATGATCCCGAACCCGGACCTGGGGGCCGGTGTGCGTCTGAACTTTTTTTTCCTGCGCACGATAAACCGTGCCTCCGCGCCGACCGTACCCTTGGAGACAGAAAGGAACCCTATGAAAATCATCGGCGCGTACGGACTGCTGGCCCTGGCCCTGATCCTGGCGGGGTGCGAATCGGATTCGGGCGGCAGCGGCGTCATCCCGCCGGGCGAGGGGACGATCCTGATGTGCGGGCGCTCGGTGATGGCGGGGTGGATGGACTACCTCGGCGGCGACGTGGGCGGCCGCGCGCCGGTCTACGGCGGGCTGGAGACGCCGCCCGGCATCGTGGGCTCGTTCTCCGCACAGGTGGCGGCCAACCCGGAAGCACGGATCGCGTTCTTCAAGCTGTGCTTCGAGGACTTCGCCGGCGGCGACCGCGACACCGCGGCCGCGAACCTCGAGCGGAACAAGGCCTATGTCGAACAGGCCTACTCCGCGTGCGCCAACGCCGGCGTCGGGATGATCGTCGGCAACGCCCTGCCACAGGTGTCGGCTTACACCGACGGCGACCTGGTTTGGAATCACCGGCAGTACAACGCGTTCCTGCAGGACTTTGCGGCGAGCCATGCGAACTGCTGGGTCTTCGACTTCTATGGAACCCTTGCCGGTCCGGGCGGAAGCCTCAAGGGGAGCTATGCCTCGGGCTCCGAGGACAGCCATCCGAACGGCGCGGCGTACCGGGCGCTGTCGGGGAAACTGCGCGACCTCTTCGAGTAGCGCCGTGAAGCCCGGAACGGGTCTTACAGCCAGCGGGAGCGCTTCATAAACAGCAGCAGGCCCGCGGCGATCAGCGCCACCGCGAACCAGAACGCGGGATAGGCGAACCGCCAATTCAACTCCGGGATGTGCGCGAAGTTCATCCCGTAGACTCCGCACAGGAAGGTCAGCGGCAGGAAGATGATGCTGATCATCGTCAGGCGCTTGAGCAGGCGGCTCGTGTGGTGGCCCACCATGCCCATGTAGAGGTTCAGCGTGTCGGTGAGCACGTCGCGCTCGGTGGCCAGGTCGCCGCCCAGGCGGTCGAGCGTGCCCGCCAGCGTTTCGATGAACGGCTGCGTGGTTTCCGGGATAAACGGCGACTTGCGAGAGGCGATCTCGTGCAGCAGCTCGCGCGAGGCGGTCACCGACTTGCGGCACTCCAGGATATGGCGCGTGAGCTCGGCCACGCTGCGGAAGATGTCGTCGTCCGGGCTGGAAAACAACTGCATCTGAACGCGCTGCACGGATTCGCCGATCGCCAGCAGGGCGCTCCGGTAGCCGTCCACCAGGTGGTCGGCCAGCTCGAACACGAGGAACCCGTGGCTGCGGCTGTACGCGAGGAAATCCTCGCGGTAGGTCTGCCGGAGATGCGTGATCATGGCCACCGGCCCGGCGTGAAACATCACCAGGCCCCGCTCGTTGAGCAGGACATGGACCGGTGCGCGGGTCAGATCGCGGTTTTCGAAGCGGACCTCGTTGAAATAGAGGTATACCGAGCGCGGCAGCAGTCGGTAGACCACCTCGTCGCCGGACTCCAGGGCCTCCGTGGCGGCGTCGGGGTCGAAGCCGAGGGTTTCGAGGATCGGTCGCAAGTCCGTGGGGACGACGGACTCGGCGTCCACCCAGCAATACCAGCCCTCGGCCGCGGCCACGGCGACCTTGTCCGCCGGCACCGCCGTTTCCCGCTTGCCCGCGAAATCGAGCCCTGTCACGGAGATCATGTCCGCTCCTCGCCCGCGCTTGGGCAAATAGAATACACCATCTCTGCCGTGCCGGCAGCGGGAAAAGATGCAAAGGCTTGCTTTGACGCGGCCGTCTCCCCCAGTATGGAGCGCGCCGCTGGACGGAGCCCTTATGGAAAAAAAGGA
This window of the Kiritimatiellia bacterium genome carries:
- a CDS encoding LamG domain-containing protein, which encodes MDEGKNARVPGAGGRASILLAFSLVLGAMAASRAMAGLPTNGLMLHYSFDTDNGATVPDQSGGGNLGLVTTNLEWSAFGISKGAYRFHGSNEYITAGPMFNWTNFSEGFSLSFWTRQIETELRGSYWAGTTGGSGATTNRFELGANFSSQGEIFFRLYDDEGNLNQRRYGATGVDDGEWHHVALLVGTNPASIRLLLDSVELAPGETSGTVLRLARPNFPMVLGSASDGEGGISATNSPNGYLDDFRIFDRVLSTGEVATLHKMMENEPDDTVPQARLISPGQVKTHTFKCGEDFKVSVFVRSNFPNGGPLEQNHGITVWGGPMAQIGDTTV
- a CDS encoding HEAT repeat domain-containing protein, which translates into the protein MKNTHDSFAGKVRRRWCWGLVAVPLAGVALLLGAARGPEEERPAASHPKAVRHPAGRSVKTAPAPVVTAALVEEPAPPRAEKSGAAEHIEQAPLGQLLAERPELADALKTLLENQRPVAVMPREQMLALRGTPEDVIELIKLYHEAPSDEVRDEIFSAACTLSNPESAELLFQLLAASGESDLTTAAALSLARMADSVLLDEILYRYETAGTPDEQARLLGILYQIRSPSRVPALIGMAERQPGGDPATAVLQTLGMIGSPEAVEYLLDRLIAAGAPEERAAYGEALSWVVEADALPLLISAATDGSLVPAARAAAARALGNFMPEYVESLLGSMVSTERDAAVRRAAQEALEKVRS
- a CDS encoding DUF1566 domain-containing protein; the protein is MKKLVALGAGLLVLAGPAARAQERCLWERSERRFYRLNGTYDSAIVNIMESDAALVTHHDTIGGTTMLETAFCVLASNWVSQIHSRRQVVAADILIEVDDPSCIARTGQTNTYHSYDDGELKSGHSWPEPRFVIQADTNLVVDTLTGLMWTRSASAGSGTWNTAVGACYFTPRHSYEDWRLPSVREMESLVDLERILPALPMGHPFNNLQFNYWTGTGDIVDTNRAWVLGLADGTIARWARTNTAPHYWPVRSHTMGKSPVPKTGQTNSLAIGDDGYLQPGVPWPVPRFTVMSDTNLVFDNLWGRMWTRKIGIDATTSWALAVDHCKALIFAGHEDWRLPSRREAWSLIDFGSATLLPAGHPFNGAPGSFFWTSSTYKGDTTRAWGVEQGYLGSYLKSNIGGGVWPVRGEW
- a CDS encoding SGNH/GDSL hydrolase family protein; translated protein: MKIIGAYGLLALALILAGCESDSGGSGVIPPGEGTILMCGRSVMAGWMDYLGGDVGGRAPVYGGLETPPGIVGSFSAQVAANPEARIAFFKLCFEDFAGGDRDTAAANLERNKAYVEQAYSACANAGVGMIVGNALPQVSAYTDGDLVWNHRQYNAFLQDFAASHANCWVFDFYGTLAGPGGSLKGSYASGSEDSHPNGAAYRALSGKLRDLFE
- a CDS encoding magnesium transporter CorA family protein, which codes for MISVTGLDFAGKRETAVPADKVAVAAAEGWYCWVDAESVVPTDLRPILETLGFDPDAATEALESGDEVVYRLLPRSVYLYFNEVRFENRDLTRAPVHVLLNERGLVMFHAGPVAMITHLRQTYREDFLAYSRSHGFLVFELADHLVDGYRSALLAIGESVQRVQMQLFSSPDDDIFRSVAELTRHILECRKSVTASRELLHEIASRKSPFIPETTQPFIETLAGTLDRLGGDLATERDVLTDTLNLYMGMVGHHTSRLLKRLTMISIIFLPLTFLCGVYGMNFAHIPELNWRFAYPAFWFAVALIAAGLLLFMKRSRWL